In Solanum lycopersicum chromosome 5, SLM_r2.1, the following are encoded in one genomic region:
- the LOC101245458 gene encoding PLASMODESMATA CALLOSE-BINDING PROTEIN 3 isoform X1, which yields MAAFVLSLILLLALTGYSSGANYCVCKDGFADTLLQHNIDYACGNGADCTGILQNGPCYNPNTIKDHCSYAVNSYYQRKASTGATCDFSGTASLTSTPPASSSSACYQTTGGSTGGTTTPNAPGTTTNPGIGTGTGTSTGTGIGTGTGTGTNTGINNPTFGMGPTGSGGFNPDGSGTEALHQNRVFITMALLFTSSFLMVCLRI from the exons ATGGCTGCTTTTGTACTGTCTTTAATACTTCTCTTGGCTTTAACTGGTTACTCAA GTGGTGCTAATTACTGTGTGTGTAAAGATGGTTTTGCGGACACACTTCTGCAGCACAATATAGATTATGCCTGTGGAAATGGAGCTGATTGTACTGGTATCCTTCAAAATGGTCCTTGCTACAACCCTAACACTATTAAAGATCACTGCTCCTATGCTGTAAATAGCTATTACCAGAGGAAGGCTTCAACTGGTGCTACTTGTGACTTCAGTGGAACTGCTTCTTTGACTTCAACTCCACCAGCCT CCTCTAGCTCTGCATGTTATCAGACCACAGGAGG CAGCACTGGAGGTACCACAACCCCAAATGCACCAGGAACCACAACAAATCCAGGGATTGGCACCGGCACCGGCACTAGCACTGGCACGGGCATAGGCACAGGCACAGGCACAGGAACTAATACAGGTATTAACAACCCAACTTTTGGGATGGGACCAACAGGAAGTGGTGGCTTCAACCCAGATGGCAGTGGCACAGAGGCTCTTCATCAAAACAGAGTTTTTATCACCATGGCACTTTTGTTTACAAGCAGCTTCTTGATGGTATGCttaagaatttaa
- the LOC101245458 gene encoding PLASMODESMATA CALLOSE-BINDING PROTEIN 3 isoform X2: protein MAAFVLSLILLLALTGYSSGANYCVCKDGFADTLLQHNIDYACGNGADCTGILQNGPCYNPNTIKDHCSYAVNSYYQRKASTGATCDFSGTASLTSTPPASSSSACYQTTGGTGGTTTPNAPGTTTNPGIGTGTGTSTGTGIGTGTGTGTNTGINNPTFGMGPTGSGGFNPDGSGTEALHQNRVFITMALLFTSSFLMVCLRI, encoded by the exons ATGGCTGCTTTTGTACTGTCTTTAATACTTCTCTTGGCTTTAACTGGTTACTCAA GTGGTGCTAATTACTGTGTGTGTAAAGATGGTTTTGCGGACACACTTCTGCAGCACAATATAGATTATGCCTGTGGAAATGGAGCTGATTGTACTGGTATCCTTCAAAATGGTCCTTGCTACAACCCTAACACTATTAAAGATCACTGCTCCTATGCTGTAAATAGCTATTACCAGAGGAAGGCTTCAACTGGTGCTACTTGTGACTTCAGTGGAACTGCTTCTTTGACTTCAACTCCACCAGCCT CCTCTAGCTCTGCATGTTATCAGACCACAGGAGG CACTGGAGGTACCACAACCCCAAATGCACCAGGAACCACAACAAATCCAGGGATTGGCACCGGCACCGGCACTAGCACTGGCACGGGCATAGGCACAGGCACAGGCACAGGAACTAATACAGGTATTAACAACCCAACTTTTGGGATGGGACCAACAGGAAGTGGTGGCTTCAACCCAGATGGCAGTGGCACAGAGGCTCTTCATCAAAACAGAGTTTTTATCACCATGGCACTTTTGTTTACAAGCAGCTTCTTGATGGTATGCttaagaatttaa
- the LOC101244871 gene encoding alpha/beta hydrolase domain-containing protein VTE7 has protein sequence MLTFFSAGTSGAPPPAFLLTGTNLKCSYSRRLTIRAGEFPDFLPIQIENIKDPYARKLASRIERIPVNLSKGCIMSSCVKPKEQTEANPVVLLHGFDSSCLEWRYTLPMLEDAGLETWAVDILGWGFSDLGRLPSCDVASKRDHLYQLWSTHIKKPMVLVGPSLGSAVAIDFSVKYPEAVDRLVLIDASVYAEGTGNLATLPKAVAYAGVYLLKSLPLRLYATSLAFNGLPFSTCIDWTNIGRLHCSLPWWEDALVNFMISGGYNVISQIEHVKQKTLIIWGEDDQIIDNKLAVRLHCELPNAILRQIPKCGHIPHVEKPDAVSRLIADFVRPDQSQRANPDSVSTISVPS, from the exons ATGCTGACATTTTTCTCAGCCGGAACCAGTGGTGCTCCTCCGCCAGCATTTCTACTAACTGGAACCAATTTGAAATGCTCTTATTCGAGGCGTTTAACGATCAGGGCAGGTGAATTTCCGGATTTTCTTCCTATACAAATCGAGAATATCAAAGACCCTTATGCTAGAAAGCTGGCTTCACGAATTGAGAGAATACCA GTAAACTTATCGAAGGGATGCATCATGAGTAGTTGTGTGAAGCCAAAAGAACAGACAGAGGCCAATCCAGTTGTGCTTCTCCATGGTTTTGATAG CTCATGTTTAGAGTGGAGGTACACTCTTCCAATGCTTGAGGATGCTGGATTGGAGACATGGGCAGTTGATATCCTTGGATGGGGTTTCTCTGATTTAG GAAGGCTTCCATCGTGTGATGTAGCTTCCAAGCGTGATCATCTTTACCAG CTGTGGTCTACCCACATCAAGAAGCCAATGGTACTTGTTGGACCTAGTCTTGGATCTGCTGTTGCTATTGACTTTTCTGTTAAATATCCAGAAGCT GTTGATAGGCTGGTTTTAATTGATGCAAGTGTTTACGCGGAAGGTACAGGAAACCTTGCAACCTTACCCAAAGCAGTAGCTTATGCTGGG GTTTACTTGTTGAAAAGTCTCCCACTTCGCTTATATGCAACTTCATTAGCTTTCAATGGCTTACCATTTAGTACCTGCATAGACTGGACTAAT ATTGGCCGCTTACATTGTTCATTACCTTGGTGGGAGGATGCATTGGTGAATTTCATGATCAGTGGAGGTTACAATGTCATTTCTCAGATAGAACAT GTCAAGCAGAAAACACTGATAATTTGGGGTGAAGATGATCAGATTATTGACAACAAGCTTGCAGTG AGATTGCATTGTGAACTTCCAAATGCAATTCTACGCCAAATACCAAAATGTGGCCATATCCCTCATGTGGAGAAGCCTGATGCTGTCTCCAGGTTGATAGCGGACTTTGTTCGCCCTGACCAATCACAGAGGGCAAACCCTGACTCAGTCTCCACCATCTCAGTTCCGTCTTGA
- the LOC101245761 gene encoding uncharacterized protein — MGQNTGASGKGKKEAETEKETVVEEEEEEVEEGGEEAEQDGMSVHSPCKPASSALRKEQSQVELEIRLLEALEIYPPAKLRGIHRHFVLYGLTEHLRRSFNRQFAPDDVLKLLDRFYNLDMVKPEDEDSEILNQEEEFCLPHSYFSRDEP; from the exons ATGGGGCAGAATACTGGTGCAAGTGGCAAAGGGAAGAAAGAAGCAGAAACGGAAAAGGAAACAGtggtagaagaagaagaagaggaagttgAAGAAGGTGGAGAAGAAGCTGAACAAGATGGAATGTCTGTTCATTCTCCTTGTAAACCTGCATCTTCTGCTCTTCGTaag GAACAATCACAGGTGGAATTGGAGATAAGATTGTTGGAGGCTCTTGAAATCTATCCCCCTGCCAAATTGAGAG GCATCCATCGTCATTTTGTCCTATACGGCTTAACAGAGCATCTGCGTAGAAG CTTCAATAGGCAATTTGCTCCTGATGATGTTTTGAAGCTGCTGGATCGCTTCTACAACTTGGATATGGTG aAACCAGAGGACGAGGACTCTGAAATCCTAAATCAAGAGGAAGAGTTTTGCCTACCTCACAGTTATTTCTCGAGGGACGAACCTTGA
- the LOC101244583 gene encoding pentatricopeptide repeat-containing protein At1g26460, mitochondrial encodes MAILIRSRPLIRKLTNFKSITTVPFLSQEPQLAGTPPENTTPLPPNPSSGSPLYNENWRSPFAATSQSVSSSVVPLGFLRQSPAARMQAMSESLDVEGLMNLFADWVTTQRWEDMKQVFELWIRSLDRNGKPNKPDANLFNYYLRANLMMGATADDLLGLASQMEEYGLVANTASHNLILKAMFQSGEPLSWADKSVKLLERMIATGVEYKEALPDEESYDLVTGLLFKANLIDDALKYIDSALKSGYKLSMNVFNECVRSCIYSNRLDALVSIIEKCKKTDQNKGLLPPWNMCTHLADSALQADNSELAFTSLEFFVKWIVRGETVKPPVLLSVGEGLLVAALGTAGRTYNVKLLNGAWEVLKRSLRQMRIPNPESFLAKMYAHASLGQLQNAFATLHEFEKAYASSKDESAEELFSPFTSLNPLAVACCRNGFVTLDSVYYQLENLSRADPPFKSLAALNCVILGCANIWDIDRAYQTFAAIESTFGLTPDIHSYNALIYAFGKLGKRDEATKVYEHFMDLGVKPNEMTYSLLVDAHLIKREPKAALSVVDEMVHAQYKPSKEMLKKIRRRCTREMDYESDDRVEELTKKFNIRMGAENRRNMLFNLRYNMEYSG; translated from the exons ATGGCCATCCTGATTCGATCACGACCGTTGATcagaaaattaacaaatttcAAATCAATCACAACCGTTCCTTTCCTCTCACAAGAACCTCAACTCGCCGGAACTCCGCCGGAGAACACTACCCCACTACCCCCGAATCCATCCTCCGGTAGCCCACTCTACAATGAAAACTGGAGATCCCCATttgcagctacctcacaatctgTATCTTCTTCCGTTGTACCCTTGGGGTTCTTACGCCAATCGCCTGCTGCGCGTATGCAGGCAATGTCGGAATCACTTGATGTGGAAGGTTTAATGAATCTGTTTGCTGATTGGGTAACGACGCAGAGGTGGGAGGATATGAAACAGGTGTTTGAGCTTTGGATTAGGTCGTTGGATAGAAATGGGAAACCGAATAAGCCTGATGCGAATctgtttaattattatttgagagCTAATTTGATGATGGGTGCTACTGCTGATGATTTGTTGGGATTAGCTAGTCAAATGGAGGAGTATGGACTTGTTGCTAATACTGCTTCGCATAATTTGATCTTGAAAGCTATGTTTCAATCTGGTGAACCATTGTCATGGGCTGATAAATCTGTCAAATTGCTCGAAAG GATGATTGCAACTGGAGTTGAGTATAAAGAAGCTTTGCCTGATGAAGAGTCATATGATTTGGTTACTGGCTTGCTATTTAAAGCAAACCTTATTGATGATGCGTTGAAATATATTGATTCAGCCTTAAAATCTGGGTATAAGCTATCCATGAATGTATTTAATGAGTGTGTGCGAAGCTGTATCTACAGCAACAGGCTGGATGCATTGGTGTCAATAATAGAGAAATGCAAG AAAACAGATCAGAACAAAGGCCTGTTGCCGCCTTGGAACATGTGCACACACCTTGCGGATAGTGCATTACAAGCAGATAATAGTGAACTAGCTTTTACTTCCTTGGAGTTCTTTGTGAAATGGATTGTTAGAGGTGAGACTGTGAAGCCCCCTGTTTTACTCAGTGTAGGCGAAGGACTGCTTGTGGCTGCACTTGGAACTGCTGGTAGAACATACAATGTGAAACTCCTGAATGGTGCTTGGGAAGTCCTTAAGCGCTCACTACGGCAAATGAGGATCCCTAACCCTGAGTCTTTCCTTGCAAAGATGTATGCCCATGCATCATTGGGACAATTGCAGAATGCTTTTGCTACCCTGCATGAGTTTGAGAAAGCTTATGCTAGTTCTAAAGATGAGAGTGCAGAAGAACTATTTTCTCCCTTTACCTCTTTGAATCCACTGGCTGTTGCTTGCTGCAGGAATGGTTTTGTCACCCTGGACTCT GTTTACTATCAGCTGGAGAATTTGAGCCGAGCAGACCCCCCTTTCAAGTCTCTTGCTGCACTCAATTGTGTAATTTTAGGCTGTGCCAATATATGGGATATTGATCGTGCTTATCAGACATTTGCTGCAATTGAATCCACTTTTGGATTAACCCCAGATATCCATTCATACAATGCGCTGATATATGCATTTGGGAAGCTTGGCAAG AGGGATGAAGCCACAAAAGTCTATGAGCACTTTATGGATTTAGGAGTGAAGCCAAATGAAATGACATATTCTCTACTTGTTGATGCTCATCTTATTAAGCGAGAACCGAAAGCTGCACTTTCAGTAGTTGATGAGATG GTACATGCCCAGTATAAACCTTCCAAGGAGATGCTGAAGAAGATCCGAAGACGATGTACTCGAGAGATGGATTATGAATCTGATGATCGAGTTGAGGAGTTGACCAAGAAGTTTAACATCCGAATGGGTGCAGAGAATCGTCGTAACATGCTCTTTAATCTTAGATACAACATGGAATATTCTGGTTAG